In Rubrivirga marina, the following are encoded in one genomic region:
- the accB gene encoding acetyl-CoA carboxylase biotin carboxyl carrier protein, whose amino-acid sequence MDLDKIQRLLEIVADSGMAEVKVEEGDFKLTVRSTPKVEASSGPMMMAPPPSAAPAAAPAAPAPAAAPASAPALEKAEPGSGDNESLVLAPIVGTFYSAPSPDADAFVSVGDRVEVGQTLCIIEAMKLMNEIQAEEAGTVKQVLVQNAEPVEYDQPLFVIEK is encoded by the coding sequence ATGGACCTCGATAAGATCCAACGCCTCCTCGAGATCGTCGCCGACAGCGGCATGGCCGAGGTCAAGGTGGAGGAAGGAGACTTCAAGCTGACCGTTCGCTCGACCCCGAAGGTCGAGGCGAGCAGCGGCCCCATGATGATGGCCCCGCCGCCGTCGGCGGCGCCCGCGGCGGCCCCCGCCGCTCCAGCTCCGGCGGCCGCGCCCGCCTCGGCCCCGGCTCTCGAGAAGGCCGAGCCCGGCTCCGGCGACAACGAGTCGCTCGTGCTCGCGCCCATCGTCGGGACGTTCTACTCGGCGCCCTCGCCCGACGCCGACGCGTTCGTGTCGGTCGGCGACCGCGTCGAGGTCGGACAGACGCTCTGCATCATCGAGGCGATGAAGCTGATGAACGAGATCCAGGCCGAGGAGGCCGGGACCGTCAAGCAGGTCCTCGTGCAGAACGCCGAGCCTGTCGAGTACGACCAGCCGCTGTTTGTGATCGAAAAGTGA
- the accC gene encoding acetyl-CoA carboxylase biotin carboxylase subunit: MKKVLIANRGEIALRIIRTCREMGLQTVAVYSTVDRDTLAVRFADEAVCIGPAPSAQSYLKIPAIIAAAEVTGADAIHPGYGFLSENAEFARICDDHDLTFIGPKAETISKMGDKSVAKETMQAAGVPVVPGSDGAVEDVTEGLAAAREAGFPVMIKASAGGGGKGMRMARDEAEFEKLFVAAGTEAQNAFGDGRLYIEKFVEEPRHIEIQLVGDGQGTVVHFGERECSIQRRHQKLLEEAPSPILDPDLRQRMGDAAIAGALAVDYRGAGTVEFLVDKNRDFYFMEMNTRIQVEHPVTEEVTDTDLIEWQLRVAEGEKITSGNHVPVGHSIECRINAEDPFRNFSPSPGKITAFHSPKGRGVRCDTHVYAGYTVPPTYDSMIAKLIVRETTRDRAITKMLRALDEFIIEGLKTTVPFHQQLLQDPRFVAGDFDTKFLERFELTPPE, translated from the coding sequence ATGAAGAAGGTCCTCATCGCCAACCGCGGCGAGATCGCGCTCCGCATCATCCGGACCTGCCGGGAGATGGGGCTCCAGACGGTCGCCGTCTACTCGACCGTCGACCGCGACACGCTCGCCGTTCGGTTCGCCGACGAGGCCGTCTGCATCGGGCCCGCGCCGAGCGCCCAGAGCTACCTCAAGATCCCGGCCATCATCGCGGCGGCCGAGGTCACCGGCGCCGACGCGATCCACCCCGGCTACGGGTTCCTCTCCGAGAACGCCGAGTTCGCCCGGATCTGCGACGACCACGACTTGACGTTCATCGGCCCGAAGGCCGAGACGATCTCGAAGATGGGCGACAAGTCGGTCGCCAAGGAGACCATGCAGGCCGCGGGCGTCCCCGTCGTGCCCGGCTCCGACGGCGCCGTGGAGGACGTCACGGAGGGCCTGGCGGCGGCCCGGGAGGCCGGCTTCCCGGTCATGATCAAGGCGTCGGCGGGCGGCGGCGGCAAGGGCATGCGGATGGCCCGCGACGAGGCCGAGTTCGAGAAGCTGTTCGTCGCGGCCGGCACCGAGGCCCAGAACGCGTTCGGCGACGGCCGGCTCTACATCGAGAAGTTCGTCGAGGAGCCGCGCCACATCGAGATCCAGCTCGTCGGCGACGGGCAGGGGACGGTCGTCCACTTCGGCGAGCGCGAGTGCTCGATCCAGCGCCGCCACCAGAAGCTCCTCGAAGAGGCGCCGAGCCCGATCCTCGACCCCGACCTCCGCCAGCGGATGGGCGACGCCGCCATCGCCGGCGCGCTCGCCGTCGACTACCGCGGCGCGGGCACGGTCGAGTTCCTGGTCGACAAGAACCGGGACTTCTACTTCATGGAGATGAACACCCGGATCCAGGTGGAGCACCCGGTGACGGAGGAGGTCACGGACACGGACCTCATCGAGTGGCAGCTCCGCGTGGCCGAGGGCGAAAAGATCACGTCGGGCAACCACGTGCCGGTCGGGCACTCCATCGAGTGCCGGATCAACGCCGAGGACCCGTTCCGCAACTTCTCGCCGTCGCCGGGGAAGATCACGGCGTTCCACAGCCCCAAGGGCCGCGGGGTCCGCTGCGACACGCACGTCTACGCCGGCTACACCGTCCCGCCGACGTACGACTCGATGATCGCCAAGCTCATCGTCCGCGAGACGACGCGCGACCGGGCGATCACGAAGATGCTCCGGGCCCTCGATGAGTTCATCATCGAGGGCCTCAAGACGACCGTCCCATTCCATCAGCAGCTCCTCCAGGACCCCCGCTTCGTCGCCGGCGACTTCGACACGAAGTTCCTCGAGCGGTTCGAGCTCACGCCTCCGGAGTAG
- the gcvH gene encoding glycine cleavage system protein GcvH — MDFPPDLRYTKDHEWVRLDDDGLAVVGITDYAQSELGDIVFVELEAEGSEVEAEGALGTVEAVKTVSELFAPISGTVEALNDALDGAPETVNADPYGEGWMVKIRPADASDVDALLSAAEYKEMIGA; from the coding sequence ATGGACTTCCCCCCAGACCTCCGCTACACGAAGGACCACGAGTGGGTCCGCCTCGACGACGACGGCCTCGCGGTCGTCGGCATCACGGACTACGCTCAGAGCGAGCTCGGCGACATCGTGTTCGTCGAGCTCGAGGCCGAAGGGTCCGAGGTGGAGGCCGAGGGCGCGCTCGGGACCGTCGAGGCGGTCAAGACCGTGAGCGAGCTGTTCGCGCCGATCTCGGGGACGGTCGAGGCGCTCAACGACGCGCTCGACGGCGCGCCCGAGACGGTCAACGCCGACCCGTACGGCGAGGGCTGGATGGTCAAGATCCGCCCGGCCGATGCGTCGGACGTCGACGCCCTCCTCTCGGCCGCCGAGTACAAAGAGATGATCGGCGCCTAG
- a CDS encoding potassium channel family protein — MKFVGVQLSYFFSDTEVRRNVRSLMAYVAFVCAVIVVYAVVFHFVMLYEGEEHSWVTGFYWTLTVMSTLGFGDITFESDLGRLFSILVLVSGIVLLLIVLPFAFIRFFYAPWLESQVRMRAPRAVPRGMTGHVVVCGTDSITPVLVRRLEQEGVPYVVLEEDPAVAASHHLDDLSVVTGEVDSPATYRALALDRARLVVANREDTVNTSIILTVREVSPDAPVVAIANAEEAVDVLELSGATRVLPLKRWLGEQLANRVNALHARSHPIGHYEDLLLAELPVYRTPLAKRTVRETGLRQMTGVSIVGVWEHGHLRPARPDMSLSPSSVLVVIGTDAQLSALDELLVIYSANPNPVVVVGGGRVGAAAVRALRRRGVPVNLIEQQAALCSRLEAECGRVVVGDAADYERLCEAGILDAPSVVLTTNDDAMNVYLAAYCRKLNPDLRIVSRITHDRTLGAIHRAGADFVLSYATLGAQAVLSVLKGKELLVLGEEVDLFSVPSPRALVGKTLAETGIGARTGMTVIGLERDGEVTTDLSAETVLTPGSDLLMLGDAAQRAEFAEVFGTA, encoded by the coding sequence ATGAAGTTCGTCGGCGTCCAGCTCTCGTATTTTTTCAGCGACACGGAGGTGCGCCGCAACGTCCGGTCGCTGATGGCCTACGTGGCGTTCGTGTGCGCCGTGATCGTGGTCTACGCGGTCGTGTTCCACTTCGTGATGCTCTACGAGGGGGAGGAGCACTCGTGGGTCACGGGGTTCTACTGGACGCTGACCGTGATGAGCACGCTCGGGTTCGGGGACATCACGTTCGAGAGCGACCTCGGGCGGCTGTTCAGCATCCTCGTCCTCGTCTCGGGGATCGTGCTCCTGCTCATCGTCCTGCCGTTCGCGTTCATCCGGTTCTTCTACGCGCCCTGGCTCGAGTCGCAGGTCCGGATGCGGGCGCCGCGCGCGGTCCCGCGAGGGATGACGGGCCACGTCGTGGTGTGCGGGACCGACTCGATCACGCCGGTGCTCGTCCGGCGGTTGGAGCAGGAGGGCGTCCCGTACGTCGTACTGGAGGAGGACCCCGCCGTGGCCGCCTCCCACCACCTCGACGACCTCTCCGTCGTGACGGGCGAGGTCGACAGCCCGGCGACGTACCGGGCGCTGGCGCTCGACCGCGCGCGGCTCGTCGTCGCCAACCGCGAGGACACCGTCAACACGAGCATCATCCTGACCGTCCGTGAGGTGTCTCCGGACGCGCCCGTCGTGGCCATCGCCAACGCGGAGGAGGCCGTCGACGTGCTCGAGCTCAGCGGGGCCACGCGTGTCCTCCCGCTCAAGCGCTGGCTCGGCGAGCAGCTCGCCAACCGGGTCAACGCGCTCCACGCACGGTCCCACCCGATCGGCCACTACGAGGACCTCCTCCTGGCCGAGCTCCCCGTCTACCGGACGCCCCTCGCGAAGCGGACGGTGCGGGAGACGGGGCTCCGTCAGATGACCGGCGTGAGCATCGTCGGCGTGTGGGAGCACGGGCACCTCCGGCCGGCCCGGCCCGACATGTCGCTCTCGCCGTCGAGCGTGCTCGTCGTGATCGGGACCGATGCCCAACTCAGCGCGCTCGACGAGCTCCTCGTCATCTACAGCGCCAACCCGAACCCCGTCGTCGTGGTCGGCGGCGGGCGGGTCGGGGCGGCGGCCGTCCGGGCGCTCCGGCGGCGCGGCGTGCCGGTCAACCTCATCGAGCAGCAGGCGGCCCTCTGCAGCCGCCTCGAGGCCGAGTGCGGGCGGGTCGTCGTCGGCGACGCGGCCGACTACGAGCGGCTCTGCGAGGCCGGCATCCTCGACGCCCCGTCCGTCGTGCTCACGACCAACGACGACGCGATGAACGTCTACCTCGCCGCGTACTGCCGGAAGCTGAACCCGGACCTCCGCATCGTCAGCCGGATCACCCACGACCGGACGCTGGGGGCCATCCACCGGGCCGGGGCCGACTTCGTCCTGAGCTACGCCACGCTCGGGGCGCAGGCCGTCCTCTCGGTCCTCAAGGGGAAGGAACTCCTGGTGCTAGGGGAGGAGGTCGACCTGTTCTCGGTCCCGTCGCCGAGGGCGCTCGTCGGGAAGACCCTGGCCGAGACGGGGATCGGGGCGCGGACGGGGATGACGGTCATCGGCCTCGAGCGCGACGGGGAGGTCACGACCGACCTCTCGGCTGAGACCGTGCTCACGCCGGGCTCCGATCTGCTGATGCTGGGGGATGCCGCCCAACGGGCCGAGTTCGCCGAGGTCTTCGGCACCGCGTGA
- the rpiB gene encoding ribose 5-phosphate isomerase B yields the protein MPRLVSERTVLDALAAGQSTLAVPEGALVTALARDTARDRGLHLVTEAGGPAATPTEPTALPSAPVKTLAIGCDHAGFDIKEALAEHAKSLGWTITDVGTTSTDSVDYPDFAYAVARLVHLGRVAAGLMIDGVGVGSAMVCNKVPGVRAALCPNTFAAFNARAHNDANVITLGSRTMGVEVCKRVLAEFLATDFEGGRHARRVDKIKDVEARFLPGAGGVA from the coding sequence ATGCCGCGCCTCGTCTCCGAACGCACCGTCCTCGACGCCCTCGCCGCCGGCCAGTCGACGCTGGCCGTGCCCGAGGGCGCGCTCGTGACGGCCCTCGCCCGCGACACGGCCCGCGACCGGGGGCTCCACCTCGTCACCGAGGCGGGCGGACCCGCGGCGACGCCCACCGAACCGACCGCCCTCCCGTCGGCTCCCGTGAAGACGCTCGCGATCGGCTGCGACCACGCCGGGTTCGACATCAAAGAGGCCCTCGCCGAACACGCGAAGAGCCTCGGGTGGACGATCACGGACGTCGGCACAACCTCGACGGACAGCGTCGACTACCCGGACTTCGCGTACGCCGTGGCCCGGCTGGTCCACCTCGGGCGCGTCGCGGCCGGGCTGATGATCGACGGCGTGGGCGTGGGCTCGGCGATGGTGTGCAACAAGGTGCCGGGCGTCCGCGCGGCGCTGTGCCCCAACACGTTCGCGGCCTTCAACGCCCGCGCCCACAACGACGCCAACGTGATTACGCTCGGGAGCCGGACGATGGGCGTCGAGGTCTGCAAGCGCGTCCTCGCCGAGTTCCTCGCGACCGACTTCGAGGGCGGCCGCCACGCCCGGCGCGTCGACAAGATCAAGGACGTCGAGGCGCGTTTCCTGCCGGGCGCCGGAGGAGTGGCCTAG
- a CDS encoding esterase/lipase family protein — MPDPVLLLHGLGRTGLSMLPMARALRTAGFDPHVVDYPSRKHAIASLVDRVVVPRVDALLDEGAERVHFVTHSLGGVLVRAFAADRADAGEPLPKGSRAVMLAPPHAGSEVADALREREPFRSVLGPSLGELGTDEGTGPNALGPIRGVETGVIAGTRAIVPFGRLFDGPHDGLVSVDSAHAPDGLADRAVVPKTHALLMMSPTVIRLTVRFLWTGQFAEPEGA; from the coding sequence GTGCCCGACCCCGTCCTCCTGCTCCACGGCCTCGGCCGGACCGGCCTCTCGATGCTCCCCATGGCGCGGGCCCTCCGCACCGCGGGCTTCGACCCGCACGTCGTCGACTATCCCTCGCGGAAGCACGCCATCGCCTCGCTCGTCGACCGCGTCGTGGTGCCGCGGGTCGACGCGCTCCTCGATGAGGGCGCCGAGCGGGTCCACTTCGTGACGCACTCGCTCGGCGGCGTCCTCGTCCGCGCCTTCGCCGCCGACCGGGCCGACGCCGGAGAGCCCCTCCCGAAGGGCTCGCGGGCCGTCATGCTGGCGCCGCCCCACGCCGGCTCCGAAGTCGCCGACGCGCTCCGCGAGCGCGAGCCGTTCCGGTCGGTCCTCGGGCCGTCCCTCGGCGAGCTCGGCACCGATGAGGGCACCGGGCCCAACGCGCTCGGGCCCATCCGCGGGGTCGAGACCGGCGTGATCGCGGGGACGCGGGCCATCGTCCCCTTCGGCCGGCTGTTCGACGGGCCGCACGACGGGCTCGTCTCCGTCGACAGCGCCCACGCGCCCGACGGGCTGGCCGACCGCGCCGTCGTGCCCAAGACCCACGCGCTCCTCATGATGTCTCCGACCGTCATCCGCCTGACCGTCCGGTTCTTGTGGACCGGCCAGTTCGCCGAACCGGAGGGCGCCTGA
- a CDS encoding amidohydrolase, giving the protein MRSLLLLPLLLSLAAAPLGSAPAAAQTPATLPPASERGSVLIRNATVHTVTNGTLENADILVEDGVIERIGTGLEAPRGVRVVDATGKHVTPGIIDAHSHIALSSVNEATNPVVAEVQMRDALDPADIGIYRALAGGVTTIHTMHGSANPVGGENETIKLRWGTLDPDGLLFEGAPRTIKFALGENPTRVHGQGRGIRPATRMGVEQVYREAFTDARAYRQAQTEAEAAGRPLPPVDRRLETLADILDGEVLVHCHSYRADEILMLLDVFEDFGIERVTFQHANEAFKVAPELAAFGAGASVFADWGNYKFEVYYSSAYNATILAQNGVRTSVNSDDAGLLRYLYHEAAKTQRYGGLTDDQALALVTLNPAWQLGIDDRVGSIEEGKDADLAVFSAPPLSVYARVDMTFVDGVARFDRARDGDDQRLYVDPEEEITALPSQSSAHSASCLLGTDLYELALGE; this is encoded by the coding sequence ATGCGTTCTCTGCTCCTCCTCCCCCTCCTGCTGTCGCTCGCCGCGGCCCCGCTAGGGTCGGCGCCAGCCGCCGCACAGACCCCGGCGACGTTGCCGCCCGCGAGTGAGCGCGGCAGCGTGCTCATCCGCAACGCGACGGTCCACACGGTCACGAACGGGACGCTCGAGAACGCCGACATCCTCGTCGAGGACGGCGTCATCGAGCGGATCGGGACCGGCCTGGAGGCCCCGCGCGGCGTCCGCGTGGTCGACGCGACGGGCAAGCACGTGACGCCGGGCATCATCGACGCGCACAGCCACATCGCGCTGTCGTCGGTGAACGAGGCCACGAACCCGGTCGTCGCCGAGGTCCAGATGCGCGACGCGCTCGACCCGGCCGACATCGGGATCTACCGCGCGCTGGCCGGCGGCGTGACCACGATCCACACGATGCACGGGTCGGCCAACCCGGTCGGCGGCGAGAACGAGACGATCAAGCTCCGCTGGGGCACGCTCGACCCCGACGGGCTCCTGTTCGAGGGCGCCCCGCGGACCATCAAGTTCGCGCTCGGCGAGAACCCGACGCGCGTCCACGGCCAGGGCCGCGGCATCCGGCCGGCGACGCGGATGGGCGTCGAGCAGGTCTACCGCGAGGCGTTCACCGACGCCCGCGCCTACCGCCAAGCGCAAACCGAGGCCGAGGCGGCCGGCCGGCCCCTCCCGCCGGTCGACCGCCGCCTCGAGACGCTCGCCGACATCCTCGACGGCGAGGTCCTCGTCCACTGCCACAGCTACCGGGCCGACGAGATCCTGATGCTGCTCGACGTGTTCGAGGACTTCGGCATCGAGCGGGTCACGTTCCAGCACGCCAACGAGGCGTTCAAGGTGGCCCCCGAGCTGGCCGCCTTCGGCGCCGGCGCGAGCGTCTTCGCCGACTGGGGGAACTACAAGTTCGAGGTCTACTACTCGTCGGCCTACAACGCGACGATCCTGGCGCAAAACGGCGTCCGCACGTCGGTCAACTCCGACGACGCCGGGCTCCTGCGGTACCTGTACCACGAGGCGGCCAAGACCCAGCGCTACGGCGGGCTGACCGACGACCAGGCCCTCGCGCTCGTCACGCTCAACCCGGCGTGGCAGCTCGGCATCGACGACCGCGTCGGGAGCATCGAGGAGGGCAAGGACGCCGACCTCGCCGTGTTCTCGGCCCCCCCGCTCTCGGTCTACGCCCGCGTCGACATGACGTTCGTCGACGGCGTGGCCCGCTTCGACCGCGCCCGCGACGGCGACGACCAGCGGCTCTACGTCGACCCCGAGGAGGAGATCACGGCGCTCCCCTCGCAGTCGAGCGCCCACTCGGCCTCGTGCCTCCTCGGCACCGACCTCTACGAGCTCGCCCTCGGCGAGTAG
- a CDS encoding amidohydrolase family protein produces the protein MRPFLLALAVLTAAPAFAQGPQYRARAGTFALTDCRIETVTRGVIERGTVVIEDGRITGVGDAAVPAGATQVACGGGTVYPGMIDAGTRLGLQEIGSQEETQDYDEVGDVTPQMKALTAINVSSVHIPITRVSGVTTTLSVPQGALMPGTAALVNLHGYTPEQMATGFEAVVLNFPMSGRRGRFDRREQEAIDKAAKEAVEKLDEVWEQAVLYARIDSARIAGTPDASMAYQPEFAALLPVVRGTMPLLVEANAATDIVKALEWLEDKDVRAILTGVAEGWRVADRIAEAGLPVIAGPVLGLPTRASDRYDRTYQNAALLAQAGVTVALRTDDGMQNYRNLPFHAGFAVAYGEELSFDRQAALEAITITPARIFGVDDDLGSVEVGKSATLFVADGDPFEPATQVTALFIDGYQIPLVSRQSELYEEYLQRVPGLRTVGEAE, from the coding sequence ATGCGCCCGTTCCTCCTCGCCCTCGCCGTCCTCACGGCCGCGCCCGCGTTCGCGCAGGGCCCGCAGTACCGCGCCCGCGCCGGGACGTTCGCGCTCACCGACTGCCGCATCGAGACCGTCACGCGCGGCGTCATCGAGCGCGGGACGGTCGTGATCGAAGACGGGCGGATCACGGGCGTCGGCGACGCCGCGGTGCCGGCCGGCGCGACGCAGGTCGCGTGCGGTGGCGGGACGGTCTACCCCGGCATGATCGACGCCGGCACGCGGCTCGGGCTCCAAGAGATCGGCTCGCAGGAGGAGACGCAGGACTACGACGAGGTCGGCGACGTGACGCCGCAGATGAAGGCCCTCACGGCGATCAACGTGTCGTCGGTCCACATCCCGATCACGCGCGTCTCGGGCGTCACGACGACGCTCTCGGTCCCGCAGGGGGCGCTCATGCCGGGCACGGCGGCGCTCGTCAACCTCCACGGCTACACGCCGGAGCAGATGGCGACGGGCTTCGAGGCCGTCGTCCTCAACTTCCCGATGTCGGGCCGGCGCGGGCGGTTCGACCGGCGCGAGCAGGAGGCCATCGACAAGGCCGCGAAAGAGGCGGTCGAGAAGCTCGACGAGGTCTGGGAGCAGGCCGTCCTCTACGCACGGATCGACTCGGCGCGGATTGCGGGCACGCCGGACGCCTCGATGGCGTACCAACCCGAGTTCGCCGCGCTCCTCCCGGTCGTGCGTGGGACGATGCCGCTCCTCGTCGAAGCGAACGCCGCGACCGACATCGTCAAGGCCCTCGAGTGGCTGGAGGACAAGGACGTCCGCGCGATCCTCACCGGCGTGGCCGAGGGCTGGCGCGTGGCCGACCGGATCGCCGAGGCGGGGCTCCCCGTCATTGCCGGCCCCGTGCTCGGGCTCCCGACGCGCGCCTCCGACCGCTACGACCGGACCTACCAGAACGCGGCGCTCCTCGCGCAGGCCGGCGTCACCGTCGCCCTCCGCACGGACGACGGGATGCAGAACTACCGCAACCTCCCGTTCCACGCCGGCTTCGCCGTGGCCTACGGCGAGGAGCTCAGCTTCGACCGGCAGGCGGCGCTCGAGGCCATCACGATCACGCCCGCCCGCATCTTCGGCGTCGACGACGACCTCGGGAGCGTGGAGGTGGGCAAGAGCGCGACGCTGTTCGTGGCCGACGGCGACCCGTTCGAGCCCGCGACGCAGGTCACGGCGCTGTTCATCGACGGCTATCAGATCCCGCTCGTCAGCCGCCAGTCGGAGCTCTACGAGGAGTACCTCCAGCGCGTCCCGGGCCTCCGGACAGTCGGCGAGGCGGAGTAG
- a CDS encoding amidohydrolase family protein: MTLRACLAACAALLLVVPARAQGIGAETPLRPVTTAAAITNARVVVAPGRVLDRATVVVRDGRIVAVGENVDVPFDADVVEGDSLTVYAGFVDAFGIEGVPEPEDPDDYTGDRGDPPRERAGITPERDVRDLFDPGDARIKQLREAGFTVAHVAPREGLFAGQGAVILLREPMRREYPEALVLTEPISFVAAMDPASGVYPATPMGVLAVMRETVENARRRRAGRTAYDREAEGAARPRFDPVLDAVGTVLDGDRQFVFLVEDWLNAFRALRASEEMGLTPVIAGLPDAAPLLDRLRESETPVFTPLALPDSVEADSAALAVPLPSTTPGEVSFVSNRRILSYRDLGDDQAALTGQKRAAVRSAERSPAALDSAGVAFAFGTFEVKPADVHTNLRRMVNAGLSPEAALAALTTTPAELLGLGREVGTVERGKLANLVVTTGPLFTDSTEVRYVFVEGVRHEIDADGPEGADPDAEVEAAGTWAYEVVTPAGSQEGTFTLTGDGDDLSGEITGDGETTPFDSVTLEGNVLTMSFTSSEMGAITITGIITDDEFSGTAEVGSFGSFPITATRRPE, translated from the coding sequence ATGACGCTTCGCGCCTGTCTCGCCGCCTGCGCGGCCTTGCTCCTCGTCGTCCCCGCCCGCGCCCAGGGCATCGGCGCCGAGACGCCGCTCCGTCCGGTCACGACCGCGGCCGCCATTACGAACGCCCGCGTCGTCGTCGCGCCCGGGCGCGTGCTCGACCGCGCGACCGTCGTCGTCCGCGACGGGCGGATCGTCGCCGTCGGCGAGAACGTCGACGTCCCGTTCGACGCCGACGTCGTCGAGGGCGACTCGCTGACCGTCTACGCCGGCTTCGTCGACGCCTTCGGCATCGAGGGCGTGCCGGAGCCCGAGGACCCCGACGACTACACGGGCGACCGCGGCGACCCGCCGCGCGAACGCGCCGGCATCACCCCCGAGCGCGACGTCCGCGACCTGTTCGATCCGGGCGACGCCCGGATCAAGCAGCTCCGCGAGGCCGGCTTCACCGTCGCCCACGTGGCCCCCCGCGAGGGCCTCTTCGCCGGCCAGGGCGCCGTGATCCTCCTCCGGGAGCCGATGCGGCGGGAGTACCCCGAGGCCCTCGTCCTGACCGAGCCGATCAGCTTCGTCGCCGCGATGGACCCCGCCTCGGGCGTCTACCCGGCCACGCCGATGGGCGTCCTCGCCGTGATGCGCGAGACGGTCGAGAACGCGCGCCGCCGCCGCGCCGGCCGGACGGCCTACGACCGCGAGGCCGAGGGCGCCGCGCGGCCCCGCTTCGACCCCGTCCTCGACGCCGTCGGCACGGTCCTCGACGGCGACCGCCAGTTCGTCTTCCTTGTCGAGGACTGGCTCAACGCGTTCCGCGCGCTCCGGGCGTCAGAGGAGATGGGCCTCACGCCCGTGATCGCCGGCCTCCCCGACGCCGCGCCGCTCCTCGACCGGCTCCGCGAATCCGAGACCCCGGTCTTCACCCCCCTCGCCCTCCCCGACTCCGTCGAGGCCGACAGCGCCGCGCTCGCCGTGCCGCTCCCCTCGACCACGCCCGGCGAGGTCTCGTTCGTCTCGAACCGGCGGATCCTCTCGTACCGCGACCTCGGCGACGACCAGGCGGCGCTCACGGGCCAGAAGCGCGCGGCGGTCCGGAGCGCCGAGCGGAGCCCCGCCGCGCTCGACTCGGCCGGCGTCGCGTTCGCGTTCGGCACGTTCGAGGTCAAGCCCGCCGACGTCCACACGAATCTCCGGCGGATGGTGAACGCCGGCCTCTCGCCCGAGGCTGCGCTCGCGGCGCTCACCACGACGCCCGCCGAGCTGCTCGGCCTCGGGCGCGAGGTGGGCACGGTCGAGCGCGGGAAGCTGGCCAACCTCGTCGTCACGACCGGGCCGCTCTTCACCGACTCGACCGAGGTCCGCTACGTGTTCGTCGAGGGCGTCCGCCACGAGATCGACGCCGACGGCCCCGAGGGCGCCGACCCGGACGCCGAGGTCGAGGCCGCCGGGACGTGGGCCTACGAGGTCGTCACGCCGGCCGGGAGCCAGGAGGGCACGTTCACGCTCACCGGCGACGGCGACGACCTCTCGGGCGAGATCACCGGCGACGGCGAGACGACCCCGTTCGACTCGGTCACGCTCGAGGGCAACGTGCTCACAATGTCGTTCACCTCGAGTGAGATGGGCGCGATCACCATCACGGGCATCATCACCGACGACGAGTTCTCCGGGACGGCCGAGGTCGGCTCGTTCGGCTCGTTCCCGATCACGGCCACCCGCCGCCCCGAGTAA
- the efp gene encoding elongation factor P produces the protein MPSTQDFRNGLVLNWKDDLWQIVEFQHVKPGKGGAFVRGKLKNVRNGKIVDTTFRAGEKVETARVERRQMQYLYEDDLGLHFMNTETYEQRALRSDLVEGKDLIKEGGMIDVLVDAATDEALSVELPRQVELKVTQTDPGLKGDTATGATKPATLESGATVYVPLFINEGDVIRVDTETASYQTRVSAA, from the coding sequence ATGCCCTCCACCCAGGATTTCCGTAACGGCCTCGTCCTCAACTGGAAGGACGACCTCTGGCAGATCGTCGAGTTCCAGCACGTCAAGCCCGGCAAGGGCGGCGCGTTCGTCCGCGGCAAGCTCAAGAACGTCCGCAACGGGAAGATCGTCGACACGACGTTCCGGGCCGGCGAGAAGGTCGAGACGGCCCGCGTCGAGCGCCGCCAGATGCAGTACCTCTACGAGGACGACCTCGGGCTCCACTTCATGAACACGGAGACCTACGAGCAGCGCGCGCTCCGGTCGGACCTCGTCGAGGGCAAGGACCTCATCAAGGAGGGCGGCATGATCGACGTGCTCGTCGACGCCGCGACCGACGAGGCGCTCTCCGTCGAGCTCCCGCGACAGGTCGAGCTGAAGGTCACGCAGACCGACCCCGGCCTCAAGGGCGACACGGCCACCGGCGCCACGAAGCCGGCCACGCTCGAGTCCGGCGCGACCGTCTACGTCCCCCTCTTCATCAACGAGGGCGACGTGATCCGCGTCGACACCGAGACGGCGAGCTACCAGACCCGCGTGAGCGCGGCTTGA